A genomic region of Peromyscus eremicus chromosome 19, PerEre_H2_v1, whole genome shotgun sequence contains the following coding sequences:
- the C19H18orf32 gene encoding UPF0729 protein C18orf32 homolog produces MVCIPCIVIPVLLWIFKKFLEPYLYPLVSPVVSRLWPKKAIQESSAKNTGKVDCKGADTIGLPTKGPIEVSDNKKD; encoded by the exons ATGGTGTGCATTCCCTGTATCGTTATTCCAGTGCTGCTCTGGATCTTCAAAAAATTCCTGGAGCCATACTTATACCCTCTGGTTTCCCCTGTGGTCAGTCGTCTATGGCCTAAAAAAGCTATACAAGAATCCAGTGCTAAAAATACAGGCAAAGTAGACTGCAAG ggtGCAGATACCATTGGATTACCCACAAAAGGACCAATAGAGGTCTCTGATAACAAGAAAGACTAG